A stretch of DNA from Rattus rattus isolate New Zealand chromosome 18, Rrattus_CSIRO_v1, whole genome shotgun sequence:
GAACCACGACAGGCGCTTGGCGCTGCGGGTTTGCTCTCCTGCTGTATCTGCCTCCCTGGGTTACGGGTTGCCAACTGCTTTTCCCCGTTTCGTCTGCCACTGCTCGCACCGCTGTGCGTGTGACTAAGTGGGTTTTAATTTCATGATATTTGTAAGCTCTCCAAGTTGCTTTAAATTAGATTGCCTCTATCGCCCCAACACACCTAATTGTATCTGTATAACTAATAAACTCCAGGCTTCTCGAGGTGCCTAATTGCAATAAGTGGGGAAGGTTCCCTGGCACGCTGGAAGGCACCTGTGTCCATATAAAAAAATCTGTCCGACGAGCACTTCCCTATTTATCGGTCTTAAGCCACGAGCTcggaaaaattaaattttacctCGTTTGAATTCATTATTTCCTCGTTATATTCTCATTATAAGCTTGGCAGAAATGCAGAAGCTTAAGGGCGACGGGTAATGAAGATAGGGattaaacagaaacaataattctgtgaaaaaaaatgacagggaagcacacattcctttcccttctcagcaAAACAAGGTCAATAAATAAGACCTGGGGGAAATTAACTCGGAATGGTACAGGTAGATCATGGAAACTCACTGGCTAAGGCTTCACAGGGAAGTGGGGGATTTCAGCCCTGGAAGACAGCCACGGTATGCACAGGACTGTGATCACAAAAACATGGCAAACATTAAAACCCCCATGTGCTCTCATTCTCGAAAAAAAACGAATGCAGGCCCTGGGAGTCCACCAGAGAGAGCACTGTGAACGTTGCTGACGGGAAATCATTTTGAAAGTCTGAGCAATCTTCCAGTTTATACCGGGAGCTGATATCGGAGCTTGAAATTCCCTGCATTGACTGTTTATTTTCCCTATTTCTCTTTTCAGAGTCCTTGCTGACGCCCCGTTTGACTCCCAGCAAACCCTTCACAGGCTGCATCCGTCACTTTGTGATCGATGGGCGCCCGGTGAGCTTCAGTAAAGCAGCCCTGGTCAGTGGTGCTGTGAGCATTAACTCCTGCCCCACAGCCTGACGCAGCAGCAAGGCCGCTGAGGAGAGCTCTTTCCAGCACTGAAATGAACACGGAAGTGGGGGGCGGGTTTGGGGGACTGGAACTCCCCCTCCCTACAGAAGCTCTCACCTGGTTGAAGGGGATTTCAATAAATCTGAGACTGGCTGCTTCCTATTTCTTGTTTGAATTCAAATTCATCCTGGGGATCCAACATGTCTGCCGCAGACAGCAGTTCAAAACGTGAAGGAGTTCCTCAGACTGAGAGCCTGTGTGTTTCTGCCGGCAAAGCGGCTGGCTGCTCCTGTCTATTAAAGTAGAGGGGGTCCTTAACCAGCCCTGGCGCGCAGGCCAGATGTGACTACGTTCTCAGAGGCAGCCATCTTTCCGGGGAGATCCCTCAATGTATACCACACTTTTCTTCGTCCTCAACTACCATCTCCTGCCTTTCGTTTACTGACTTGTTGACAACCTAAATTAGATTACCCGCTTTCACCCTTACAGTCAGTCGGAGTACCTGCTTAGTAACAGCTCTAACGGGTTATGTTTTATgtgactggggagatgactcagaggctGGGGCTTGAGTACAAGCCAGATGAACTGAATTAGATCCTCAGCCCCATGACCTCCCAACAAATGCCATGTGTGCCTCATGTGTACTTACTTGGTACAGTaggagcacatgtgtgcacacagaagtaCATAcgcaaaacatttttaaaaaggaaattgtaGTATAATTGAATAGTTTATGGATTGACAGAAAATGGGAATTCCCCTGACTTGTGTTGTCACTTAGAACACACAGTGACCTCCTGAAAGCCTTTGCCTCCCCATTTACATGAACTTGAACCAGTTCTTGGATAAGACTTCTCTCTCCCAGGCTCAAAAATGAAAaggcttcttctgtttctcccgCCCCCCTCGACcctactcccctcccctcccccccctcccctccctctccctctccccccccccccccccccccccccttccccccccccccccccccccccccctcgcCAGAGCCCCTGCGAAGTGAAGAGGCCCTTCTGTGAAGGAGGTCTTCTTTGTACTGTGTTCCACTTCTCTCATAGCCACACCTGACTGGACAAGACGCTGCCCGGTATGAAAAGAGGAGTGTGAACGATGGActattttttcttaaacatttgtATTATGACACAAGAAAAGCAGGCACTTAGTCGGAGTCGAAGCCAAAGAGACTTCAACTGAAATGTGATTTTAGCAGCTCGGGACACACATTCATAGGAATGCAGATCGTAATATTGCTCTGTGGTTCTAGGACGGCACATTCCCCTACCTTTTGTCAAGCAATGTTTACCTCAGTCTCCAGCTAGGAATTGGGCCCATTGGTGAGGGGGTTTCAACAGTTCCTGCCTTTCCCTGAAAACGTATAGGCCGTGACAGTCGCTGGGTGTGAGGTTCATGAAGCCCCATCTCCCCTAAAAATAGGCAATTAAAGGTTTATAAGAATTTCTTCTTCAGTGTATCCACTTACAAGTTGCTCATGTCTCTATAAGTAATCCCCATACTCCTGTAACTCCAATTAAACTCATTGGATCTCCACAGTACACTCAGGTGGAATCATTTTAGTCATCGATGCCCTGTTAACAAACACCTGTTCACGTTCCTCAGAAAAAGCTCATATAACGTCAAAGATGTAAGCTAGGAGCCGGAACGATGCCTTGAGAGTGGGAGCAaatgctgttcttgcagaggtccctGATTCAGCTGCTACACCCACTttagctcacagccacctgtaactccagccagGGCCTGTGCCACCCTCTGCTGACCTCCTAGGGCACTGCAGGTACACACACGCAGATgaaactctcacacacacgtTTTTCTAAACTATAAAACACATGGACTTCTGGATTGGTCACAAATCTGTTGTAAGAGCTCAGAGCTGTGTCTGACATGTATAggaatatattcaataaatattaagtGAGATTCAGGAAAGCAGAGTTTCCGTGAAGtttattcccctcccctccccttccaagACAATAAAGTTCCTGAGAAAAGGAAACTCTGAtgcctctgcttttgtttctgctgaGCCCCTGAggcttgcctgcatgtgtgagaaGACTGGAGGAATGACTGACAGCTGTCAGAAAGACGAGAAGTCTATAACCTTTCGTGAGTTCTCATAACCAGCCCACAAGAGAGCAGATGGGACAGCCGGGTCAGGGGTAAACGAGATTGAAGGATGACATCCCAATTGCTTATGTAATCATGGGACAAAAAGGGACAAATATCAAAGTGTAGGATGACACTGCCTATCAGACGCAGTCCTCTCCAGAACACCCAAAGTGCTGTGATAGGAGAGTTCAGAATGTATTCTAGTCAACCTAGGCAGACCATACCGAGGTCACAGTGAGCCACACGCACAGTCTCGACCCATGCCCACGGCCTCGACCCACACCCACAGCTTCGACCCACGCCCACAGACCCAACCCACACCCACAGCCTCGACCACGCCCACGACCTCGACCCATGCCCACGGTCTCGACCCACGCCCACGGCCTCGACCCACGCCCACGGCCTCGACCCACACCCACGGCTCGACCCACGCCCACGGCCTCGACCCACGCTCACAGCCTCGACCCACACCCACGGTCTCGACCCACACCCACAGCTTCGACCCACGCCCACAGCCCCAACCCACACCCACAGCCTTGACCCACGCCCACGGCCTCGACCCACGCTCACAGCCTCGACCCACGCCACAGCCTCGACCCACGCCCACGGTCTCGACCCACGCCCACAGCCCCGACCCACACCCACAGCCTCGACCCACGCCCACGGCCTCGACCCACACCCACGGTCCGACCCACGCCCACGGCCTCGACCCATGCCCACGGCCTAGACCCACGCCCACAGTCTCGACTCGTACTTCAGCCTCGACCCACACTCACGGCCTCCACCCACTCCCACGGCCTCAACGGAATATCTTTTGAAATGGATCATGAGCTAACGTCAACATGGAGGCAAGTCATGGAAGCATGGTACACTCTGAGAATGTGCATACCCAATAACGTAAGGGAATGTGGGAGGTATTTATTCAATACTAAAGCATCCATAGCGCTAAGAAGGTGTTTCCTTGTAAGGCTGGCAGGTATACTCCACTGTGAACCGATTATTTGTGGTTTCTGTTATACCTCATAATTCTGCTGAGATTATCAATTTTATTGATCATGTTGAAAAGGGGGCTTGggttccccttttcctctgttTCCCTGCTTCTTATTTATTACACTTACTTGGCTCTGTTTCCCTGCTTCTTATTTATTACACTTACTTGGGTACGCGTGTGTGTGGGCACGGGTGCTTGGATGCATGTGCCGAGGCCAGAGGtgacttgtgggagtcagttctctccttttaccatcaGGCTCCTGGGGACCTAACTCGAGCAGCCTCGGTAGCACCTTCACCTgcttgagccatcttgccagctttcTGTCTGCTTGCCTTTGAGAGTGGGGTTTGATTACCTTCACCTCAACCTCTCGTTTCGCTTTGGGgattttgctgctgctgctgcttctgctgctgtcattgtcatcattttgttgttttgagtctTACAGGCCACAGTGGCCTCGAAGTTGTGCCTATCCTCCTCACTGGCCTGCTGGCATTCTAAGCTGTGCCGCCACGCCCGGCTTCTCCCTTCTAATGGACTAAGGCAACGCTCCCATTCTAGGCTCCGCTATAGCTAAAACTCAGGTAATTTGATGTGTGCTTTATCTCAGCTCAAACTGCCTTCTCTCACTGCCTGTGTTACTTTATATTTGGAGTTTGGAAATTCTCTGAGTGTCTTTGTTATTTCCAACTTTTTCATTTGCTGGATACATTTTGAATACACTGTGAATTCTTAATGCTTTTCAACTTTCTGAGGTTTGATGGGCACAGTGTGGTCTGCACAGTGTTTGTGAGCATTCTGGCTTTGTGAGGGGGCGTTCTGTACAAATGAatcctgttttctctgtcttcaatGATTGCTTCCTATTCCACCACTTGAAGTCTATACTGTAAACGTGGAGTGATTCAGTTGCATCCGTTCCTGTGGTTCGGTGCACTTTGAAGCTTTATGTAATTATTAATATCGTTACTCCACCCTTCTTTTGATTAATGTTTGCATGGTATTCTATTTGCATCCTTTTCTACTTTAtaaaaagtatgtgtgtgggtgtttcatccgcatgtatgtgtgtgcagcacaTGGGTCCAGGGCCCACATGTGTGTACAGCccacagatgtcagaagaggaaatcagatccCCAAGGACAGGAATCACCAACGGGTCTGAGACACTGAGTCATGAGTgctggggaactgaacccaggccctggaagagcagccagtgttgccaaccactgagccatctctccagccccagtccttTTAGACTTTTGAGTCTCAGATGTAAAGTGACATAAACAGCTGATGCTTACATTCCTTTTTCTGGCCAATATGGCCGTCTTTGTCTTGCAATTGAAGTTTAGACCTTTTGTAATTGATACAACTATGTAAGTGATAGGATTTAAGTCTATTGTAtgtatttcttttcacttttttcctGCTTTCAGAGTGAGTGATATCCAGTCTTTTTAGCTTACAAtgtaactcagtgacaaagagctTCCCAGcatagaagaggaaaggaagagggaggaagccaaggaggcagaggtaacaggagagagggaagaagggaggaggaaaggacttTCCACCATGGTTGAGACACCAATCACTCCCACCTGGGATGAACTCTCGGGTCCTTTATGACAGACCTCCTGCCATTCCTTTCTTATCCTTGGCAAGTGTGACCGAGGTAAGAGTTTTCTTTCTCCAAGGAGTGCTGCTTCTTTGATAGACGTCTGTGGTACTTAGGATCACCCAATCTGCAGGGAGCAAAGTGGCCTCTAAAGTACTGTGAAGTAGGCTGACTTGTCAGACACAACCAATGGCTTACTTAGTGCTCTACTGGCCACACCTTTTGTTCTTATTAAAATTGAATAGTCAACTCTTGTCATCACCCAATCAGTGCCACCACCTTTATTTGTTTACCAGGCAGACCACGAGATGATACTGGCCCATTACCCTTGACCTAGTCAACCCTCGACAGAAGACTTAATGATGCTATTTGGGACGCATTTCCTTGCTGCTTTGCGCAGGTGGCTTTCTCATTGTTGCATAGACGGTGATGGGAACATCAGTTATTGTCAGGCAATGACTTCCGGGGCATCTTCGGAGTTGCCTGAGTGAAAAGGCAAATGATAGGTAGTTAAGATATGAGACAGGAAAATACTTTCAAGCAAGGAAAATTTTCAATATCTTTTCAACTGTTTAAGATCTCTCTGAAGCCTTTCAAGGTCACAAAAATGTATAATCAGAGGTTCTGATAAGAATCCACACACATGATAATCACCATGTCCCTGTTCCCAGATTATTAATGTTCTAGATGTTCATTCTCAAGGTTTGCAGTAATTATCAAATGGCAAATTGCATGATAACGGTGTGTAAATTCAGATATGGAACCTTCAATCGCTTTGGCTGAGTAATTTCAATACACTTGTGGAGTGAGAGCTAGCAGACTAATGCTCAAATGTTGGTAGAACCTCAGAGTTAAAATACCCTTAAAAGCATCTAGTCTGGGTTCCTTTTCTGACACTCCCACCAAATAATCAACCCTGGAGATCTGAgcctttcccatccataagtaAGACTAACTTTTAAAGTATCTACCTTCCTAAGCTTAACTGTAACTGAAAATGTCTAATCCACTAAGAGCATTAGGATTGTACTATTTACTGTTCCATTATGGCAAACAGCAGGAAAGTGAAGCAAATCCCGTTTCTGATGGTTTGCTTCAATCCTGTAAAAGCAGCTTCTCTCGAAGCGCTCTCACACACAACCATTGCCTCAGCCAATGGTCTAACGCAAGTGACACCAGGGAGAGGTCCTCATCTGTCTTTGCAATTGTACTCTTAGACCTTGAGCAGTGCCCTACACAGAAGTATACTGGTGATCTGATGTCGATCTTGAAAATATAGACACAATCTAGATAAAAATGTATGCGTCAGAGGAAGGATTGGTGTAGActacaaaattacaaaatacagACTTAAAATCTGGACTCTTGTTGGTCCTAACTCAAACATAGCAGCGCTTGAATCCCTAGGTTTTACTTGTTTCTGCTAATTCAGGTGTCAGTGCTCACCCTACTGATAGCCAGCACCCACATCCTCATTTGTCACGATATTCACCTATTGGGTGACGTCTCTTTCCCATTACAGGAAGCACTGGAGCTCAGGCCTGATTCTAGCTCAATTGAAGAGTCTCCTCCTTCCACTGGAAACCTCCTTGGCTGGGTCCCAAACCGAAAAGGCATAATTCACTGAAATCCTACGATTCAAAGTTAAAATAACAACGGTGCTTATCTTCAAAGAGAAGTTGACATTTTTAGTGCTTCAATTTTCTTACAAGTATACAAAAATGTTCAGAAGGTgacatctgaaaaaaaatctataaaagttAATTATACAATGAACAATTTAGAATCTTATGTCGCATTCAAAATGGCCCCCAAGAAGTATGAGCAAACTGTGCCTACGTTGTGGTTAGCCTGTGGTTAACAGTGATATTTGTACTGTGGGGAAAGAAAAGGTCAATTTTTCTTCCCATGATTATTGAAATCAGCAAATTTGAGTcttcattccctccccttctatgccTCTCCACTAATGGAGGCTTTTTGAGTAGAATAAACATTTTGTTCCCATAACCATTTAGTCTACCCATCTCCTATGTCATAGTACATTAGTTAAGAAAGTGGATATTTGAGAATAAACACTTAActtgtcccttccctcccctccccctctccctctccctcgctcctctccctcttcccctcttccttccccctccccctctgagacagggtttctctgtatagccctgactgtcctagaactcactttgtagagtagactggcctcaaaacttacagagatccacctgcctcc
This window harbors:
- the Fam229b gene encoding protein FAM229B, with the translated sequence MPFRFGTQPRRFPVEGGDSSIELESGLSSSASCNGKETSPNRQLRRCPGSHCLTITDVPITVYATMRKPPAQSSKEMRPK